In Prunus dulcis unplaced genomic scaffold, ALMONDv2, whole genome shotgun sequence, one genomic interval encodes:
- the LOC117612459 gene encoding uncharacterized mitochondrial protein AtMg00810-like — protein MFLSQTKYVCDLLKRTDFLGASSCSTPLGSYKLDNSGDILEDVTFYRSTVGALQYLTWTRPDLSYAVNLVCQHLHQPRSNHLGAVKRILRYLKGTIDMGVWFTKGSLGLQAFTDADWAACPIDRRSTSGWCIFLSSNLISWSAKKQPTVSRSSTEAEYRGLAMTATELLYLSKLFKDIGFQLPSLPLLWCDNQSAIHLASIPVFSARTKHVEVDYHFTRELVQQRFLSVKFVSSEHQLADIFTKPLSAARHSLLRTKLTVRSPPFSLRGAKGSK, from the coding sequence ATGTTTCTTTCTCAAACGAAATATGTCTGTGATCTTCTCAAGAGGACAGATTTTCTTGGGGCTAGTTCTTGTTCAACTCCCCTTGGTTCTTACAAGTTGGATAATTCTGGGGATATTCTTGAAGATGTCACTTTCTATCGCTCTACTGTGGGTGCCCTTCAATATCTTACATGGACTAGACCAGACCTATCCTATGCTGTTAATCTTGTTTGTCAGCACTTGCATCAGCCTCGTTCTAATCACTTGGGTGCTGTTAAACGAATTCTTCGTTATCTTAAAGGCACCATTGACATGGGGGTCTGGTTTACTAAGGGTTCTCTTGGTTTGCAAGCCTTCACggatgctgattgggctgcTTGTCCTATTGATCGGAGGTCTACCAGTGGCTGGTGTATCTTTCTTAGTTCCAACTTAATTTCCTGGTCAGCTAAGAAGCAACCGACAGTATCTCGCAGCTCTACTGAAGCTGAGTATCGTGGTCTGGCTATGACTGCTACTGAGTTGCTCTATTTGTCCAAGTTATTCAAAGACATTGGTTTTCAGTTGCCTTCTCTTCCACTTCTCTGGTGTGACAATCAATCTGCCATCCATCTTGCTTCCATTCCAGTGTTTAGTGCCCGGACTAAACATGTGGAGGTTGATTATCATTTTACAAGGGAATTGGTTCAACAAAGGTTCTTGTCTGTTAAATTTGTTTCCTCTGAACATCAGCTTGCTGATATCTTTACCAAACCTTTATCTGCTGCCAGACATTCTCTTCTTCGCACCAAGCTCACAGTGCGTTCTCCTCCCTTCAGCTTGAGGGGGGCTAAAGGCAGTAAATAG